A stretch of the Metopolophium dirhodum isolate CAU chromosome 8, ASM1992520v1, whole genome shotgun sequence genome encodes the following:
- the LOC132950740 gene encoding uncharacterized protein LOC132950740, which translates to MVHIRTILTLSIAILAVDNVIVEAGKGTENRKANLSERAEVHKETLRLRKDDLEKKFGSMTQSVKDQLIQINNIIISHIMDDKSFPKYLKNVFSILKKYAVTQINTRYEKLKDIYKKWEKKNFPDKAKKAQALKILEKQKKENKALQKKNEKNEKKLQKKR; encoded by the exons ATGGTACACATCCGGACGATTTTGACGTTATCCATTGCGATTTTGGCCGTCGAC AATGTgatagtagaagctggaaaagGAACGGAAAACCGGAAAGCGAATTTGTCCGAACGTGCCGAGGTACACAAGGAAACGTTAAGATTACGAAAAGatgatttagaaaaaaaatttggttcaATGACACAGTCGGTCAAGGATCAACTAAtccaaattaataacattataatcagcCATATCATGGATGATAAATCATTTccaaagtatttgaaaaacgtgttttcgatattaaaaaaatatgcag tgacaCAAATTAATACAAGATATGAAAAACTcaaagatatttataaaaaatgggaaaaaaaaaatttcccagATAAGGCAAAGAAAGCTCAAGCTTTAAAAATACTGGAGaagcaaaaaaaagaaaacaaagcTTTACAAAAAAAGAATGAAAAGAATGAAAAGAAGCTACAGAAGAAGcggtaa